ACAGAGCATTAAGCTGAACTACCCAATAATACAGATGAGAGAACTGATGGCtggagagattaagtgacttgggAAAGCCCGCACAATGCATGAGTCGCAGGATCAGGAACAGGATCCACTCTTGTGCCATCAGGCCAATGGTCTTTCCAACAGATAGGGCAAGCCTCTCCAAAAGCCTCTGCATCAAGAAGCTACTTCCCTCATTTTTAACTCCCTCCCTTTCAATACTCCACTGTTAGGTAGTTCTTGCTCAGGGATAACTATGCAGGAAGTGCCCTCCTTTTCTTCATCCTTAACCTGGATCTAGAAGCACAAACTCTGGAATTTACTCCGGGCAAAGAAATTATCTTTGCTAAAAACTTTTTAAACTCTGTAGTAACTTCACTACTAACTTGCCCCCCAGGGCTTAAGTAAGTATCTGAATCTCTTATCCCAGGGTTTCCACCTCTACATTAAAAACAGGGAGAAAGTCATGGTTGAAAGCACTACATGCCCTGAAAAATGGGACAGCCCTCAGGCAAAAACCTAAGTGAACTTAGAAAATCACTGGGCTGGGACCCTAGGAGGGATggtgaagaagaaaaacaggaaggGAGAAGTGACTAGGAGACACAGGAGGGTGGGATCAGCAGAGGAAAGAGGTGAGGAAGAGGGTGGATGACAGCTAGCACTTATAAAGAACTGAGTACACCCTTGTGTTCAAACTCCCGGGCATGAAAATAGAATTTTCCAGCACAGAAAAGGCACTTCAAGGAAAAAAGAACTTTGATGTCTGTGAACAAACATCTGTTGACTACCCTGGAGAACACTACTGATGATACTTTAGGCTTGGGCTTGAATAACCTTCTTAGCACTGCCGAAGAAACTGCCTGAtaggtattttttaattaatataaggTGTGTAATCCCATAGCCATCCATACCACAGCCTGCATACACTTACAGTCCCCTCCctaattttcaaatgtttgttcaAATGAAATTATCAGATTAAAGCTTATGAGGGGCGGGGAGGAAAATATTATAACCTCTGAAGCAatcaaataaaatctattttcttatttccttcaaaatgccaaaaaatgaataattacaaatataataTTTGGGTTTGTCATAGCATAGAGGTTactgaataagaaaatatttttgataattcTACAAAGATTTTTCTCCCAAACCCACCAAGATTAAAGCAATAAAGTATCAATGGATTTCAGGATTTAAAAAAGGAACTTTAAGCCTCGAGAAATACACATTTCTATTTCAAGTCTCCCTACAAATGAAATTCCTGAGgcacacaaaaaataatttctttcctaCGCTTCCTTCAATGATTTGCTGAGTTGTTGATCAtccttcaaaacatcatgtctCAGTGAAACTTAAATCTTCTATAATAAGAGTATTGCCGAAATAAATCAACAATCAAGTTCTACTTTAATGAAATCTACCGACTGCAGAGCTAATTACAGTATTTGTTCACCTGAGATGGTATTGGCTGAGCCATTTGTAATCTCACCCGAGATTCTGGTGTGCTGGAACCCATCTATAAGaaggaaaatagtaaaaatagctTACAGGGCACATGCCAATTTGCATTCTGAGGATCTAAATGAAACTGTCTCACTCCCTAGAAAGCATTCAAAGATTTACAAGTACTaacgagaattttttttttttttttttttttacatattgctATTTTAGTTTTCTACTCTCATTTTAGGAAATAGTAGAATATGAATCTAATCTCATCACTCCCTCCAACTTTCACGAGTTAATCACTTCTTTTCTTGAATCTCCTGACTCTACAGGCCCTCGTCTCTTTCCTCAAAGTGTAAAAAGCCGTGGTTTCGTGCCTTGTTGAGTGATCTTAGGAGGTAAAAACAAATGAGAAGAAAGGAGACGGGCTGGGGTTTGGGGTCAACGTGGGGGGCAGATGAGAGAACACAGGAATGGACTCGTGGACAGCGTGCGGCGGGAGGggggaggaaaaggaaggcaCCCGCCATGCGGCTGGGGTCGAGCAGCGTGAGGAGGCGAGCGGGGAGCGGGGCGGTGTCGGGCGGGGGGCGCGGGGCCGAGCGGGAAGCCGTGCGGGGCAGGCTGGGGGCAGGCGGACGCACGGAGGGGGCGGCGAGGCGGGGAGTGGAAGTTTGCAGAGGGGAGGCTGCCTTCTCCTCCCAGTCCAACTCACCGAAGAGGCTGCCGCTAAACCCGTCCCACACGCAGCCCACGGTGTCCCACACCCAGCCGTTCCTCAGGCAGGACACGAAGGTAAAGGTGACCCCGAAGAGGGACACCAGCAGGTCGCTGAGGCTGATGTTGACCAGGAGGAGGTGAGTGGGAGTGCGGAGCCGCTGGAACTTGTAGTAGAGGACCAGCACCAGCAGGTTGTTGCCGACGCCCAGCAGCCCAATGGAGCCCAGCAGCAGCGCCAGGCGCTCGTAGGTGCCGGGGCTGAAGAGCGGCGCGGGGCTCAGTGTCCCCGCCGGCGCCGGCCCCTCAGCGCCCGCGGCCCCGCCGCCGTCCCAGTAGCCCTGGCCGCCGCTGCGGTTCTCCGAGTACATGGCCCGGCGCCGGCGCTCTTGACGGGCGGAGGCGCTCAGCGTGCGGCGGAGCTCGCGGCGCGCTCCGcactgggtggggctggggctccGCCGCCGGCTCTGGCCATTGTGCACTGAGGTACCCGCGCTATCGCGCGCCGGGCCCGCCCTCTCCCCGCCCCTTCCGCCCGGCGCACCCCCgtggccccgcccctccccgcggCCTGTTCTCGCCGCTCCGCTGCTCCCGGCGCGTCCTCTCAGCCCCGCCCCCCGCGGGCGCGTCCTCGCGGCTAGCTCGCCCCGCCCCCACTGGCTGGGCACCTTCAGCTGGTCGGCGTGGACGCGCGTCGCGGGATAGCCTGGGGGCCGGGGGACGTAGGGTAGCCTCGATATCTCTTcacacccccacctccctgcaCCCACCTTGAAAGCTTCGTGTccactcacccattcat
The DNA window shown above is from Symphalangus syndactylus isolate Jambi chromosome 19, NHGRI_mSymSyn1-v2.1_pri, whole genome shotgun sequence and carries:
- the OPN3 gene encoding opsin-3 isoform X3, producing MYSENRSGGQGYWDGGGAAGAEGPAPAGTLSPAPLFSPGTYERLALLLGSIGLLGVGNNLLVLVLYYKFQRLRTPTHLLLVNISLSDLLVSLFGVTFTFVSCLRNGWVWDTVGCVWDGFSGSLFAVVTRHCYFLEWRTIFPQSLMWL
- the OPN3 gene encoding opsin-3 isoform X4; its protein translation is MYSENRSGGQGYWDGGGAAGAEGPAPAGTLSPAPLFSPGTYERLALLLGSIGLLGVGNNLLVLVLYYKFQRLRTPTHLLLVNISLSDLLVSLFGVTFTFVSCLRNGWVWDTVGCVWDGFSGSLFEKSSSHKCIYDAF